The genomic segment CGGGCGGCGATTAGAAGAATTTTGCGTCTTCCCGAAGGAGTGGAAGCGATCTGCTTGGCGAGTTGTTCCTTGGTTTTGGAAATCAGGCCGGGAACGATGGCGGGATCGTCTTTATCGGGTGGAATGGAGGAGAATATGGCCAGCGCTTTTTGATATTGGTAAGAATAGTAATAGCAATTTCCCTGAAACAGGCGCAGTTCCACATCCGATGGATTGCGATCGGCCGCCGTCGCCAACGCCAATCCGCCTTGCAAATAATCGCGCTGGCTGTAGCACGCTTGCGCATACCAATACGATGCGTCCCGTTCTAGAATCTTATCCTCCAGCAATGGTTTGAGAATCTTCCGGGCGCGATCGAAATCCCCCCATTGGCAAAGGGATTTGCCGTACTCCAACACCGCTGGAGCATAATACCTTTCCTCCATGATATAGCGGCAAAGCTCTTCCCAGGCCTCGTAATCGAATCGTTCGAAAGCTTGTTGGATCCACGCCGGAAAAGCCTCCAACAGGCAGCGGCTCCATTCCTCTTTCGGCCCATGTTCGACGGGCAATGGAGCAAAATCCTTCAATTTCCAGGCATAAACGACGATGCCGGTGGGCAATTGGTTCGAATCACGCCCGCCGCTGACGCGCACCGTAAATCCCAAATCCTTCAACATGCCGGGAATATCGTTGAGGGAAAAAAAGGTAATATTATGCGGAGGGCGATAGGCCTCGTCAAAATACTTCGACGAGGTTGTTATGATGACCAATCCGTTTTTAGGCAAAAGGCGGTTCGACTCGGCGAAAGCGTATCGGATGGTTTCCCAAGAAAATTGCGATAAGCATTGATTGAATATGATGGATTGAAACGAGCCGTCTCGAAAAGGCAGCGGCCGTCCCGGACTGACGATGGAACAGATCATTTTCAGATCGGGATTCCTTCGCCGCGCTTGCAAGGTTCCCGCCAACGACCCCTCCAGGCCGACGCAATCGATTCCATTCCGAAGGCAGCATTCCGTTAAAAGGCCGTTTCCCGCTCCCACGTCCAGAACCGGACCTTTCATGCCCATGCCCGACCAGCCGCGTACGCTGTTCTGGTATTTCGTCCATTTTTGCGCGGCGTATCCAAAAGTGAATTCCCGCTCCGAGTGAATATGACTTGGAGGAGGGGATAATATCGGTTTATTCATGCAAGACCACCTGCCTCACGCTGCGGTTTCATGATTTTTTACCCAGTCCGACAAGGTGAGTTTACTCTTTCCCCGTTGAACCAGCCAGTCGCATAATCGTTCGAAAAAATCGCCAATCCCTTCTCGAGGATTGACGTAAGTCTGGAGCCAATTTTCCGGCGCCTCTTGCAAAAGCGTTCCCTGTTCGAGCGCGCTCTTTAAGCGTTCCCATTCTCCCCTCCCGCTCGAATTCAGAAAAATGTGAATGGGATGGAACTCGAATATTTTAAGACCCGGCGACTCCAAATCGAGAACGCGGATGTCATACGCCCGTCCTTCCGCCGCATGAAGCCCGTCGTTCCACCAAATGGGCAGACGTAAAAGTCCATTATGGCGAAACGGCTGCAAATGAGGGACATAGGGTAGAAGCAGGCTGGAGTCGTATTGCAGCCCAAACGACTTGTAGAGCGCAACTAATCCCCCATGCCAATACAATCCATGCGAGCGCACCCCCGCC from the Candidatus Omnitrophota bacterium genome contains:
- a CDS encoding methyltransferase domain-containing protein; translation: MNKPILSPPPSHIHSEREFTFGYAAQKWTKYQNSVRGWSGMGMKGPVLDVGAGNGLLTECCLRNGIDCVGLEGSLAGTLQARRRNPDLKMICSIVSPGRPLPFRDGSFQSIIFNQCLSQFSWETIRYAFAESNRLLPKNGLVIITTSSKYFDEAYRPPHNITFFSLNDIPGMLKDLGFTVRVSGGRDSNQLPTGIVVYAWKLKDFAPLPVEHGPKEEWSRCLLEAFPAWIQQAFERFDYEAWEELCRYIMEERYYAPAVLEYGKSLCQWGDFDRARKILKPLLEDKILERDASYWYAQACYSQRDYLQGGLALATAADRNPSDVELRLFQGNCYYYSYQYQKALAIFSSIPPDKDDPAIVPGLISKTKEQLAKQIASTPSGRRKILLIAARDSDLQFNWLRKGLERCGGQNVKTVLESRSAYDLPYDYYYSTEDEAQREALVSAFQKTEFFHFLDLPPALPWIDWRHWLKPSNCLIQYTPAVLQARFNDIKRFHDQTHICGVVDPSCPGPLPSPLFRHFGGWMTGCADRETFLSNMSEKIVIGHITNSDETRLRGTYVFREICRELQEDGIIDSWIINIGESFESNRELLTQCNIYFSSFDPGASEYWALEAMTMGSISFGGRTRLTHLGAMSCPIIPTTVETFADQVHRMAKDSEWRRSHHETARQWVKESCHLKKTASQWLALYEYCMMGDRPYEPLLFD